A window of Halomonas sp. H10-9-1 contains these coding sequences:
- the mobB gene encoding molybdopterin-guanine dinucleotide biosynthesis protein B, protein MKAPVDDLLLEKHLPLLGIAAWSGTGKTTLLEALLPRLRERGLRVAVIKHAHHTFDVDQPGKDSHRLRQAGASSMLVASRTRLALMMETPDQAEADLSALLAMVAPQRPDLVLVEGFKAWPLPKLELHRPALGKPLRVAEDPWVRAVATDAPLSLPDGVERLDLNDLQALSDWIAAWPARWPNQRHPRPVGEGVRS, encoded by the coding sequence ATGAAAGCACCCGTGGACGACCTGCTCCTGGAGAAGCACCTGCCGTTGCTGGGCATCGCCGCCTGGAGCGGTACCGGCAAGACCACGCTTCTCGAGGCCCTGCTGCCGCGCCTGCGCGAGAGAGGGCTGCGTGTGGCGGTGATCAAGCATGCCCACCACACTTTCGATGTCGACCAGCCTGGCAAGGATAGCCACCGCCTGCGCCAGGCCGGTGCCAGTTCCATGCTGGTCGCCTCCCGGACGCGGCTGGCGCTGATGATGGAGACTCCGGACCAGGCAGAGGCCGACCTGTCGGCGCTGCTCGCCATGGTGGCGCCCCAGCGTCCCGACCTGGTGCTGGTGGAGGGTTTCAAGGCCTGGCCTCTGCCCAAGCTGGAGCTGCATCGCCCGGCGCTGGGCAAGCCCCTGCGGGTGGCCGAGGACCCCTGGGTGCGTGCCGTGGCCACGGACGCCCCCCTGTCGCTGCCCGACGGGGTCGAGCGCCTGGACCTCAATGACCTGCAGGCCCTGAGCGACTGGATCGCCGCCTGGCCGGCGCGCTGGCCGAACCAGCGCCATCCGCGGCCGGTGGGGGAGGGGGTGCGGTCATGA
- the mobA gene encoding molybdenum cofactor guanylyltransferase MobA, which produces MIPQHDLTGLILAGGQGRRMGGVDKGLVPFAGRPLLAHVRERLEGKVAELLVNANRSLAAYGEFADRVIEDAETGYQGPLMGIYSGLRAARTPWLLVVPCDTPALPDDLVACLVAGIGEADIAVAGDGQRLHPVVALIRTALADDLATALAEGERKIDRWYARHAWVRVDFGEGEEAFANLNTQDEKRRLEQALAKEPAKR; this is translated from the coding sequence ATGATTCCGCAACACGACCTCACCGGATTGATCCTGGCCGGCGGCCAGGGACGCCGCATGGGCGGCGTCGACAAGGGGCTGGTACCTTTCGCCGGCCGTCCGCTGCTGGCCCATGTGCGCGAGCGACTGGAGGGCAAGGTAGCCGAGCTGCTGGTCAACGCCAACCGTAGCCTCGCCGCCTACGGCGAGTTCGCCGACCGCGTCATCGAGGACGCCGAGACGGGTTACCAGGGCCCGCTGATGGGCATCTACAGCGGTCTGCGGGCGGCCCGCACACCCTGGCTGCTGGTGGTGCCCTGCGATACGCCGGCGCTGCCCGATGATCTGGTGGCGTGCCTGGTGGCCGGGATTGGTGAAGCCGATATTGCCGTGGCCGGTGATGGTCAGCGCCTGCACCCGGTAGTGGCGCTGATCCGCACCGCGCTGGCCGATGACCTGGCGACTGCCCTGGCCGAGGGCGAGCGCAAGATCGACCGCTGGTACGCCCGCCACGCCTGGGTACGGGTGGACTTCGGCGAGGGGGAGGAGGCCTTTGCCAACCTCAATACCCAGGACGAGAAGCGCCGCCTGGAGCAGGCGTTGGCCAAGGAGCCCGCCAAGCGATGA
- a CDS encoding cupin domain-containing protein gives MQAESGFDVGGRLRQLRLARSLSQRELAKRAGVTNSTISLIEQNSVSPSVSSLKKILDALPVSISAFFAGDELSAPKTFYRAGELTEIGDGRLSFRLVAARRPERHMSIIHERYPPGADTGEEMLEHAGEEGGVVVAGEIEITVNGESEVLGAGDAYYFDSRLPHRFRNPGEETCVIVSANTPPGFSDGGQELHHA, from the coding sequence ATGCAAGCGGAAAGCGGATTCGACGTGGGCGGCCGGCTGCGCCAGTTGCGCCTGGCCCGCAGCCTCTCCCAGCGTGAGCTGGCCAAGCGCGCCGGCGTGACCAACAGCACCATCTCGCTGATCGAGCAGAACAGCGTCAGCCCCTCGGTGAGCTCCCTGAAGAAGATCCTCGACGCCCTGCCGGTATCGATCAGCGCCTTCTTCGCCGGCGACGAGCTCAGCGCGCCCAAGACCTTCTACCGCGCCGGAGAGCTCACCGAGATCGGCGATGGCCGCCTGTCGTTTCGGCTGGTCGCGGCACGGCGTCCCGAGCGGCACATGTCGATCATCCACGAACGCTACCCGCCGGGGGCGGATACCGGCGAGGAGATGCTCGAGCATGCGGGCGAGGAAGGCGGGGTGGTAGTGGCCGGCGAGATCGAGATCACCGTCAACGGCGAGAGCGAGGTGCTCGGGGCGGGTGACGCCTACTACTTCGACTCCCGCCTGCCACACCGTTTCCGCAACCCGGGCGAGGAGACCTGCGTGATTGTCAGCGCCAATACCCCGCCCGGCTTCTCGGATGGCGGCCAGGAGTTGCACCACGCCTGA
- a CDS encoding MATE family efflux transporter: MAIGALALLGFQLVDSAFIARLGTSPLAAQSFTFPLSFLIIGVQVGMGMAIAALISRSLGAGETARARRLGSLVVLLGAAVIGLLAIGLWALQTSIFTGLGADALTLTLIRGYWAPQLLAAWLGAILYFGYSLFRAHGNTRLPGTVMVVTSLVNLLLDPLLIFGLGPWEGLGLPGAAWATVIAFGVGLAVLGRRIGETDWLAREGLAEELRASARPFAGIAGPAMVSQLMPPLAAMLAIAVVANLGEAQVAAWGLASRLETLSLMVVLAMTMSLPPWLGRCYGAGDWSQIHRLMRLALRVIVAWQLVLGLVMAVAAPWVALALSGNPEVRDDLALLIRFLLPSYAALGVCMIVVSAGNALGWPLRAMLMSGARLFIFYLPCLALGAWLGGFFGLAVGAAIGNLMAGVAAWLVLRRILDSPRRRPTEEPA, translated from the coding sequence ATGGCCATCGGCGCGCTGGCGCTGCTCGGCTTCCAACTGGTGGACAGCGCCTTCATCGCGCGCCTGGGGACCTCGCCACTGGCCGCCCAGTCCTTCACCTTCCCGCTGAGCTTCCTGATCATCGGCGTGCAGGTGGGCATGGGAATGGCCATCGCCGCGCTGATCTCCCGCTCGCTGGGTGCCGGCGAGACCGCCCGGGCACGCCGCCTGGGGAGCCTGGTGGTGCTGCTGGGAGCCGCGGTCATCGGCTTGCTGGCCATTGGCCTGTGGGCCCTGCAGACGTCGATCTTCACCGGACTGGGCGCCGATGCGCTGACTCTCACACTGATCCGTGGTTACTGGGCGCCCCAACTGCTGGCCGCCTGGCTGGGGGCGATCCTCTACTTCGGCTACAGCCTCTTCCGTGCCCATGGCAACACCCGTTTGCCGGGCACCGTGATGGTGGTGACCAGCCTGGTGAACCTGCTGCTCGACCCGTTGCTGATCTTCGGGTTGGGGCCTTGGGAGGGGCTGGGGCTGCCCGGCGCCGCCTGGGCCACGGTGATCGCCTTTGGCGTGGGGCTGGCGGTGCTGGGCCGGCGCATCGGCGAGACCGATTGGCTGGCGCGGGAGGGGCTCGCCGAGGAGTTGCGCGCCTCGGCGCGCCCCTTCGCCGGCATCGCCGGGCCGGCCATGGTCAGCCAGCTGATGCCGCCGCTGGCGGCGATGCTCGCGATTGCCGTGGTGGCGAACCTGGGCGAGGCCCAGGTGGCCGCCTGGGGCCTGGCCAGTCGCCTGGAGACCCTGTCGCTGATGGTGGTGTTGGCCATGACCATGTCGTTGCCCCCTTGGCTTGGGCGCTGCTATGGCGCCGGGGACTGGTCCCAGATACACCGCCTGATGCGCCTGGCACTGCGCGTCATCGTCGCCTGGCAGCTGGTGCTGGGCCTGGTGATGGCCGTCGCCGCCCCGTGGGTGGCGCTGGCGCTATCCGGCAACCCCGAGGTGCGCGACGACCTGGCGCTGCTGATCCGTTTCCTGTTGCCGAGCTACGCGGCACTCGGGGTGTGCATGATCGTGGTCTCGGCGGGCAACGCCCTGGGCTGGCCGCTGCGCGCCATGCTGATGTCGGGGGCGCGGCTGTTCATCTTCTATCTGCCCTGCCTGGCGCTGGGTGCCTGGCTGGGTGGGTTCTTCGGCCTGGCCGTCGGTGCCGCCATCGGCAACCTGATGGCCGGCGTCGCCGCCTGGCTCGTGCTGCGGCGCATCCTGGACAGCCCCCGGCGGCGCCCGACGGAGGAGCCCGCCTGA
- a CDS encoding YceI family protein produces MFKKIASVAALGATALAGVSQAQAADYAIDIDNQHAFVQFKINHLGFSYILGSFEEFDGSFHYDPENLEASSAELEVQVASLNSNHAERDKHFLGDDFLDAGEYPTATFSSTGFEPTGEGEGVLSGDLTLHGETQQIEMPVTLLGEGEDPWGNYRAGFEGSTTLELADYGIDMSAYPEAMRELELYVTFEGIRQ; encoded by the coding sequence ATGTTCAAGAAGATTGCCAGCGTCGCCGCCCTGGGCGCCACCGCCCTGGCGGGTGTCAGCCAGGCTCAGGCCGCCGACTACGCCATCGACATCGACAACCAGCACGCCTTCGTGCAGTTCAAGATCAACCATCTTGGTTTCTCCTACATCCTCGGCAGCTTCGAGGAGTTTGATGGCAGCTTCCACTACGATCCCGAGAACCTCGAGGCGTCCAGCGCCGAGCTGGAGGTGCAGGTCGCGAGCCTCAACAGCAACCACGCCGAGCGCGACAAGCACTTCCTCGGCGATGACTTCCTGGACGCCGGCGAGTACCCCACCGCGACCTTCAGCTCCACCGGCTTCGAGCCGACCGGTGAGGGCGAAGGCGTGCTGAGCGGCGACCTGACCCTGCATGGCGAGACCCAACAGATCGAGATGCCGGTCACCCTGCTGGGCGAGGGCGAGGATCCCTGGGGCAACTACCGTGCCGGCTTCGAGGGCAGCACCACCCTGGAACTCGCCGATTACGGCATCGACATGAGCGCATACCCCGAGGCGATGCGTGAGCTGGAGCTCTACGTCACCTTCGAGGGCATCCGCCAGTAA
- a CDS encoding cytochrome b has product MWRNTNDGWGLVSILLHWVLAVAIIGLFILGWWMTGLGYYDRWYNLGPWWHRSLGMLVLFATLARLAWRLANPTPRALGRRLERLAAHLGHLALYLLMLVVLVSGYLISTASGKGVVVFDAFTVPALISDLPNQASVAGAVHWYAALVLMILAAGHAAAALKHQFIDRHPVLMRMIDPRSPRR; this is encoded by the coding sequence ATGTGGCGTAATACCAACGATGGCTGGGGGCTCGTCAGCATCCTGCTGCACTGGGTCCTGGCGGTCGCGATCATCGGTCTCTTCATCCTGGGCTGGTGGATGACCGGACTGGGCTACTATGACCGCTGGTACAACCTGGGGCCCTGGTGGCATCGTTCGCTGGGCATGCTGGTGCTGTTCGCCACCCTGGCCAGGCTCGCCTGGCGGCTGGCCAACCCCACCCCGCGGGCCCTGGGGCGGCGCCTGGAGCGCCTCGCGGCTCATCTCGGCCATCTCGCCCTCTACCTGCTGATGCTGGTGGTGCTGGTCAGTGGCTACCTGATCTCCACGGCCAGCGGCAAGGGTGTCGTGGTCTTCGACGCCTTCACGGTGCCGGCGCTGATCAGCGACCTGCCCAACCAGGCCAGCGTGGCCGGTGCGGTGCACTGGTATGCCGCTCTGGTCCTGATGATCCTGGCCGCGGGTCACGCCGCTGCGGCCCTCAAGCACCAGTTCATCGATCGGCACCCCGTGCTCATGCGGATGATCGATCCGCGGTCGCCCCGGCGCTGA
- a CDS encoding O-succinylhomoserine sulfhydrylase encodes MQQDQTFAPEWALETLAIRAGHDRTHEQEHGEPIFPTSSFVYASAAEAARKFSGEEPGNIYSRFTNPTVRTFEQRLAALEGGERCVATSSGMAAILSTALALLSAGDEIVASRSLFGSTVSLFDKYLGKLGITTRYVELSDLAAWEAAMTPATKLLFAETPSNPLSEVVDIAALAEIAHRHGALLAIDNCFLTPALQRPLALGADLVIHSATKYLDGQGRAIGGAVVGRDRELEEVFGVVRTCGPCLSPFNAWVFTKGLETLELRMRAHCANAQALAEWLEAHPAVARVHYSGLVSHPQHALAARQQRGFGAVLGFEVKGTGAEGTRAAAWSVIDATRLLSITGNLGDVKSTITHPATTTHGRLSDAQKAAAGIGEGLIRVAVGLEALDDIRGDLARGLDALL; translated from the coding sequence ATGCAGCAGGATCAGACATTCGCACCGGAGTGGGCGCTCGAGACCCTAGCGATCCGTGCCGGGCACGATCGTACCCATGAGCAGGAGCATGGTGAGCCGATCTTTCCCACGTCCAGCTTCGTCTATGCCAGCGCCGCCGAGGCGGCGCGCAAGTTCTCCGGAGAGGAGCCGGGCAACATCTATTCGCGCTTCACCAACCCCACGGTGCGCACCTTCGAGCAGCGCCTGGCGGCACTGGAGGGTGGCGAGCGCTGCGTGGCCACCAGTTCGGGCATGGCGGCGATCCTCTCCACGGCGCTGGCGCTGCTCTCGGCCGGTGACGAGATCGTCGCCTCGCGCTCGTTGTTCGGCTCCACGGTGAGCCTGTTCGACAAGTACCTGGGCAAGCTGGGGATCACCACCCGCTATGTGGAGCTCTCGGACCTCGCGGCCTGGGAGGCGGCGATGACCCCGGCGACGAAGCTGCTGTTCGCCGAGACGCCCTCGAACCCGCTCTCCGAGGTGGTGGATATCGCAGCGCTGGCGGAGATCGCCCATCGTCATGGGGCCCTGCTGGCCATCGACAACTGCTTCCTGACCCCGGCGCTGCAGCGCCCGCTGGCCCTGGGGGCCGATCTGGTGATTCACTCCGCCACCAAGTACCTGGATGGCCAGGGCAGGGCGATCGGCGGTGCCGTGGTGGGGCGCGACCGCGAGCTCGAGGAGGTGTTCGGGGTGGTGCGTACCTGCGGCCCCTGCCTGAGCCCGTTCAATGCCTGGGTCTTCACCAAGGGCCTCGAGACCCTCGAGCTGCGCATGCGTGCCCATTGTGCGAACGCCCAGGCCCTGGCCGAGTGGCTCGAGGCACACCCCGCGGTGGCCCGAGTGCACTACAGCGGCCTTGTGAGTCATCCGCAGCACGCCCTGGCGGCCCGTCAGCAGCGTGGCTTCGGAGCGGTGCTGGGTTTTGAAGTGAAGGGCACTGGGGCCGAAGGCACCCGCGCGGCGGCCTGGTCGGTGATCGACGCCACCCGACTGCTCTCCATTACCGGCAACCTGGGGGATGTGAAAAGCACCATCACGCACCCTGCGACTACCACCCATGGGCGCCTCTCCGACGCCCAGAAGGCGGCGGCCGGAATCGGTGAGGGGTTGATTCGCGTGGCGGTGGGCCTCGAGGCCCTCGACGATATCCGTGGCGACCTCGCCCGAGGCCTCGACGCCCTGCTCTGA
- the purF gene encoding amidophosphoribosyltransferase, whose protein sequence is MCGIVGLMAKQAVNQGIYDALTVLQHRGQDAAGMMTWHEGRFLLRKSNGLVRDVFHTRHMARLKGNLGIGHVRYPTAGSSSEAESQPFYVNSPYGIALAHNGNLTNSDQLKQELFSSDLRHINTSSDSEVLLNVFAHELGKQGLHLGPGDVFDAVRRVHRRCKGGYASVAVINGVGLVAFRDPHGIRPVVFGTRDEGAGQEVMIASESVALDVGGFELHRNLAPGEAIFVDMQGEIHTQQCADAPRLVSCIFEHVYLARPDSILDGAYVYGTRMQMGRKLGDRIQNEWPEHDIDVVIPIPDTSRTSALELAQHLGVTYREGFMKNRYIGRTFIMPGQTQRRKSVRQKLNAIGIEFKGKNVLLVDDSIVRGTTCRQIIQMAREAGARKVYFASAAPPVRYPNVYGIDMPAAGELIAHGRSEAEVGELIGADRIFYQDLEDLKASCREVNPDFDAFDCSVFDGHYVTGDIDDAYLAALEASRSDDAKQLSAGDHALVGMHNQEDDIDD, encoded by the coding sequence ATGTGCGGTATCGTGGGCCTGATGGCCAAGCAGGCGGTGAACCAGGGCATCTATGACGCCCTGACGGTGCTTCAGCATCGCGGACAGGACGCCGCCGGCATGATGACCTGGCATGAGGGCCGCTTTCTGCTGCGCAAGAGCAACGGGCTGGTACGGGATGTCTTCCACACCCGCCATATGGCACGCCTCAAGGGCAACCTGGGCATCGGGCACGTGCGCTATCCTACCGCCGGCTCCTCCAGCGAGGCGGAGTCCCAGCCGTTCTACGTCAACTCCCCCTACGGCATCGCCCTGGCCCACAACGGCAACCTGACCAATTCCGATCAGCTCAAGCAGGAGCTGTTCTCCTCGGACCTGCGCCATATCAACACCAGCTCCGACTCCGAGGTGCTGCTCAACGTCTTCGCCCACGAGCTGGGCAAGCAGGGGCTGCACCTGGGGCCGGGTGACGTCTTCGATGCGGTGCGCCGCGTGCACCGGCGCTGCAAGGGCGGCTACGCCTCGGTGGCGGTCATCAACGGCGTGGGCCTGGTGGCCTTCCGGGATCCCCACGGCATCCGCCCGGTGGTGTTCGGTACGCGGGACGAAGGGGCCGGCCAGGAGGTGATGATCGCCTCCGAATCGGTGGCACTCGATGTGGGCGGCTTCGAGCTGCACCGCAACCTGGCCCCGGGCGAGGCGATCTTCGTCGACATGCAGGGCGAGATCCACACCCAGCAGTGTGCCGATGCCCCGCGGCTGGTCTCCTGCATCTTCGAGCACGTCTACCTGGCGCGTCCGGACTCGATCCTCGATGGCGCCTACGTCTACGGCACCCGCATGCAGATGGGCCGCAAGCTGGGCGACCGCATCCAGAACGAGTGGCCGGAACACGACATCGACGTGGTGATACCGATTCCCGACACCTCGCGCACGTCGGCGCTGGAGCTCGCCCAGCATCTCGGCGTGACCTACCGCGAGGGCTTCATGAAGAACCGCTACATCGGGCGGACCTTCATCATGCCGGGCCAGACCCAGCGCCGTAAATCGGTGCGCCAGAAGCTCAATGCCATCGGCATCGAGTTCAAGGGCAAGAACGTGCTGCTGGTGGACGACTCCATCGTGCGCGGCACCACCTGCCGGCAGATCATCCAGATGGCCCGGGAGGCCGGCGCACGCAAGGTCTACTTCGCCTCCGCCGCCCCCCCCGTGCGCTATCCCAATGTCTACGGCATCGACATGCCGGCGGCGGGCGAGTTGATCGCCCACGGGCGCAGTGAGGCCGAGGTGGGGGAGCTGATCGGCGCCGACCGCATCTTCTACCAGGACCTCGAGGACCTGAAGGCGTCTTGCCGCGAGGTCAACCCGGACTTCGACGCCTTCGACTGCTCGGTGTTCGACGGCCACTACGTGACCGGTGACATCGACGACGCCTATCTGGCGGCGCTCGAGGCCTCGCGCAGTGACGATGCCAAGCAGCTCAGCGCCGGCGATCACGCGCTGGTAGGGATGCACAACCAGGAAGACGACATCGACGATTGA
- a CDS encoding CvpA family protein, translating into MTLTWLDWLFIALLAVTGITGLLRGLVREALGLAAWIVALLAARVLAQPVADLLAGVIDSADGRLVLAFVLVILGVVLACGIIIRLLQAAVEWVGMGLVNRLLGAAFGVAKGAAILVLVTIVIGLTPLARLEAWQGAMLRPHLEQLRDWAVSHFEAWDGRLPEPPAALGEFSLPGGEPAEGASPDSDAPTPPER; encoded by the coding sequence ATGACCCTGACCTGGCTCGACTGGCTATTTATCGCGCTGCTGGCGGTGACCGGCATCACCGGCCTGTTGCGTGGCCTGGTGCGCGAAGCCCTGGGCCTGGCCGCCTGGATCGTCGCCTTGCTGGCGGCACGCGTGCTGGCCCAGCCGGTGGCCGACCTGCTGGCCGGGGTCATCGACAGCGCCGATGGCCGCCTGGTGCTGGCCTTCGTGCTAGTGATACTGGGCGTGGTGCTGGCCTGCGGCATCATCATTCGCCTGCTTCAGGCCGCCGTGGAGTGGGTCGGCATGGGGCTGGTCAATCGACTGCTGGGGGCCGCCTTCGGGGTGGCCAAGGGGGCCGCGATCCTGGTGCTGGTGACCATCGTGATCGGCCTGACGCCCCTGGCCAGGCTGGAGGCCTGGCAGGGGGCGATGTTGCGCCCGCATCTCGAGCAGTTGCGTGACTGGGCGGTGAGCCATTTCGAGGCCTGGGATGGCCGGCTTCCCGAGCCGCCCGCGGCGCTCGGCGAGTTCTCCCTGCCGGGCGGCGAGCCGGCCGAGGGCGCCTCGCCCGACAGCGACGCGCCGACGCCCCCCGAGAGATGA
- a CDS encoding SPOR domain-containing protein, with protein sequence MKYGMRERLSGAVILIALAVIFVPMLFDDPAPRDARPEPLLSIDAPIEVERHDVPEPVPPESLSESVPAGDVTEPSSRPSPGDEAGSRVVTALPGAAEGTSEEPAAEPAVDPIAELARAADQRLAESTSASAQAADESVEPAVAEGEWAVQVGSFGEPANVERLLGQLRDEGFSAYSRPRGNDLTTVYVGPFSSSEAGERAVAEVKARVNLQGLLVRVRE encoded by the coding sequence GTGAAGTATGGAATGCGAGAGCGTCTCAGTGGCGCGGTGATCCTGATCGCCCTGGCGGTGATCTTCGTGCCGATGTTGTTCGACGACCCGGCTCCTCGGGACGCGCGTCCCGAACCGCTGTTGAGCATCGATGCGCCCATCGAGGTCGAGCGACACGACGTCCCCGAGCCGGTGCCACCGGAAAGCCTGTCGGAGAGCGTTCCCGCCGGTGATGTTACCGAGCCGTCCTCCCGGCCCTCCCCGGGCGATGAGGCGGGCTCTCGGGTGGTCACGGCGCTCCCGGGGGCGGCCGAGGGGACTTCCGAGGAGCCTGCCGCCGAGCCTGCTGTCGACCCCATTGCCGAGCTGGCACGGGCCGCCGACCAGCGTCTGGCCGAGAGTACCTCGGCCTCCGCACAGGCCGCCGACGAGTCCGTGGAGCCCGCCGTGGCGGAGGGCGAGTGGGCCGTTCAGGTAGGCAGCTTCGGCGAGCCGGCCAACGTCGAGCGGCTGCTGGGACAACTGCGCGACGAGGGCTTCAGTGCCTATAGCCGCCCGCGCGGCAACGACCTCACTACCGTCTACGTGGGCCCTTTCTCCAGCTCCGAGGCCGGTGAGCGGGCGGTCGCCGAGGTGAAGGCCCGGGTCAACCTCCAGGGCCTGCTGGTGCGGGTGAGGGAGTGA
- the folC gene encoding bifunctional tetrahydrofolate synthase/dihydrofolate synthase, with amino-acid sequence MSEALPTTLDAWLARLEAAHPVGIELGLARVVEVARRMGLLEGRLAGRVITVAGTNGKGSTVAMLESLARAHGLATATYTSPHLIRYNERLRLDGEEADDALLIAGFEAVEAARLAGGPVSLTYFEVGTLGALWAISRRPCDIAILEVGLGGRLDAVNVIDPDVAVVTTVAQDHAAFLGTDLAQIGREKAGILRPGRPAVLGSTTLPASVRETADELGAPVYALGESFFREGEGEGWGFLGSDAEVAPSGPTSVTALPDPGLPLDNAATALQALRLAGVALDPEACRQALAGVRLPGRMQWWGQWCLDVGHNPHAAAYLAARLRARPCGGRTLALLAMLGDKDAPGVIAALAPAVDGWVTASLDGERARSADELAEHLQGQGESVLHRACSPAAAAAWLAGRLEAEDRVLVCGSFFTVGDVLQWLAGHARPVQTDTDDSSREVAP; translated from the coding sequence ATGAGCGAGGCGCTGCCCACCACCCTGGACGCCTGGCTGGCCCGTCTCGAGGCCGCCCATCCCGTGGGGATCGAGCTCGGCCTTGCGCGCGTGGTCGAGGTCGCCCGGCGCATGGGGCTGCTGGAGGGCCGCCTGGCCGGTCGCGTGATCACCGTGGCCGGCACCAATGGCAAGGGCTCTACGGTGGCCATGCTGGAGTCCCTGGCCCGCGCCCATGGCCTGGCCACGGCGACCTACACCTCCCCCCACCTGATCCGCTACAACGAGCGGCTGCGCCTCGACGGCGAGGAGGCCGACGACGCGCTGCTGATCGCCGGCTTCGAGGCGGTGGAGGCGGCACGCCTGGCCGGCGGCCCCGTCAGCCTGACCTACTTCGAGGTGGGCACCCTGGGGGCGCTGTGGGCGATCTCGCGGCGTCCGTGCGACATCGCCATCCTCGAGGTAGGCCTTGGTGGCCGGCTCGACGCGGTGAATGTGATCGACCCGGACGTGGCAGTGGTGACCACCGTGGCCCAGGATCACGCCGCCTTCCTCGGCACCGACCTTGCACAGATCGGCCGCGAGAAGGCCGGCATCCTGCGTCCTGGGCGCCCCGCGGTGCTGGGAAGCACCACGCTGCCCGCCAGCGTGCGCGAGACCGCCGACGAGTTGGGTGCCCCCGTCTACGCGCTGGGCGAGTCGTTCTTCCGTGAGGGCGAAGGGGAGGGCTGGGGCTTCCTTGGAAGTGATGCCGAGGTAGCGCCCTCTGGCCCCACCAGCGTCACCGCCCTCCCGGACCCCGGGCTGCCCCTGGACAACGCCGCCACGGCGCTTCAGGCCCTGCGGCTTGCGGGGGTCGCCCTGGATCCCGAGGCGTGCCGGCAGGCGCTCGCCGGGGTCCGCCTGCCGGGGCGCATGCAGTGGTGGGGCCAGTGGTGCCTGGACGTGGGGCACAACCCCCACGCGGCCGCCTATCTGGCGGCCCGCTTGCGGGCCCGCCCCTGTGGCGGGCGTACCCTGGCACTGCTGGCCATGCTCGGCGACAAGGACGCCCCCGGCGTGATTGCCGCCCTGGCACCGGCGGTGGACGGTTGGGTGACGGCAAGCCTTGACGGCGAGCGGGCGCGCAGCGCCGATGAGCTGGCCGAACACCTGCAGGGGCAGGGCGAGAGCGTCCTGCACCGGGCCTGCTCGCCCGCCGCGGCCGCGGCCTGGCTGGCCGGCCGGCTGGAGGCCGAGGACCGGGTATTGGTGTGTGGTTCCTTCTTCACGGTGGGTGACGTGCTGCAATGGCTGGCGGGCCACGCCCGGCCGGTACAGACTGACACGGACGATAGCTCCAGGGAGGTAGCCCCGTGA